In Pseudomonas asiatica, the following are encoded in one genomic region:
- a CDS encoding paraquat-inducible protein A: protein MNTPANADDLGLCLCHGCGQACELGSDKHTCERCGAAIHRRKANAISRGWAFLLAALVFYIPANLLPVMHTEMLGSGSESTIGGGVLEFWEAGAWDIALIIFIASVGVPAIKFFSLGLLLLTAQRGSTWACRQRSQLYRFVELIGYWSMLDVMVVALVAALVQLRGLGTIEPRVGILFFGMVVVLTMFSAMSFDPRLIWDSRTNEGGRIDGATD, encoded by the coding sequence ATGAATACCCCGGCCAACGCCGACGACCTGGGCCTGTGCCTGTGCCATGGCTGCGGTCAGGCCTGCGAACTGGGCAGCGACAAGCACACCTGCGAGCGCTGTGGTGCCGCCATCCACCGGCGCAAGGCCAATGCAATCAGCCGTGGCTGGGCGTTTCTGCTGGCGGCGCTGGTTTTCTACATTCCCGCCAACCTGCTGCCGGTGATGCACACCGAAATGCTCGGCAGTGGCAGCGAAAGCACCATCGGTGGCGGCGTGCTGGAGTTCTGGGAGGCAGGGGCCTGGGACATCGCGCTGATCATCTTCATTGCCAGCGTGGGTGTGCCGGCCATCAAGTTCTTCTCGCTCGGCCTGTTGCTGCTCACCGCCCAGCGCGGTTCTACCTGGGCCTGCCGGCAGCGCTCGCAGCTGTACCGTTTCGTCGAGCTTATCGGCTACTGGTCGATGCTCGATGTGATGGTGGTGGCGCTGGTGGCGGCGCTGGTGCAACTGCGCGGGCTGGGCACCATCGAGCCGCGGGTAGGCATCCTGTTTTTCGGCATGGTGGTGGTACTGACCATGTTTTCTGCGATGAGCTTCGATCCACGCCTGATCTGGGATAGCCGTACCAACGAGGGAGGCCGCATTGATGGTGCAACAGACTGA
- a CDS encoding DUF2986 domain-containing protein, which produces MNRRKKIKQLLQAHAKKASAKLAPRKPKYICKADRLKMEAEAAADTPT; this is translated from the coding sequence ATGAACCGTCGCAAGAAGATCAAGCAGCTACTGCAGGCGCACGCCAAGAAGGCCAGTGCCAAGCTGGCGCCGCGCAAGCCCAAGTACATTTGCAAGGCCGACCGTTTGAAGATGGAGGCCGAGGCGGCAGCGGATACCCCCACCTGA
- a CDS encoding paraquat-inducible protein A: MSQSQQLIICEYCDTVYNRAPLLKHQRAVCQRCGGVLYRHTSLTVQQRLALSVTGGILLVFANAYPVMTIGMQGLTHSATLWDSVQILSHGSITFIALVMALSIIFAPVLQITLLCWVLGFALAGQRAPGFALCMRSLEGLRPWSMLEVCLLGAMVAVIKLAGFLDVIPGIGLLALAALSMLIIHIAGKDIRGLWEQV; the protein is encoded by the coding sequence ATGAGCCAGAGCCAGCAACTGATCATCTGTGAGTACTGTGACACGGTTTACAACCGTGCGCCGCTGCTCAAGCACCAGCGCGCCGTTTGCCAGCGCTGTGGCGGCGTACTGTACCGGCATACCTCGCTGACGGTGCAGCAACGCCTGGCCCTGAGTGTGACGGGTGGCATCCTGCTGGTGTTCGCCAACGCCTACCCGGTGATGACCATCGGCATGCAAGGGCTCACCCATTCCGCGACATTATGGGACTCGGTACAGATCCTCAGCCACGGCAGCATCACCTTCATCGCCCTGGTCATGGCCCTGTCGATCATCTTTGCGCCGGTGCTGCAGATTACCCTCTTGTGCTGGGTGTTGGGTTTCGCCCTGGCCGGCCAGCGCGCCCCCGGTTTTGCCCTGTGCATGCGCAGCCTGGAGGGCCTGCGGCCTTGGAGCATGCTGGAGGTGTGCCTGCTGGGGGCGATGGTGGCGGTGATCAAGCTGGCGGGGTTTCTCGACGTGATACCTGGCATCGGCCTGCTGGCGCTGGCAGCGCTGAGCATGCTGATCATCCATATCGCCGGCAAGGACATCCGCGGCCTTTGGGAGCAGGTATGA
- a CDS encoding GNAT family N-acetyltransferase has protein sequence MSAPQFRTPTVADAERCYAIEIGAYEGDEAATLEKIRTRIAQYPQGFLVLENAGEIVGFINSGCAHEVVMSDEAFKELVGHDPAAPNVVIMSVVVDPAYQGKGYAKQLMDEFIARMKAAGKLTIHLMCKEQHVALYRKLGYQYVKPSPSDHGGMAWHEMLMVL, from the coding sequence ATGAGCGCCCCCCAGTTTCGCACCCCCACAGTCGCCGACGCCGAACGCTGCTATGCCATCGAAATCGGTGCCTACGAAGGCGACGAGGCGGCCACGCTGGAGAAGATCCGCACCCGCATCGCGCAGTATCCGCAGGGCTTCCTGGTGCTGGAAAACGCGGGCGAGATCGTCGGTTTCATCAATAGCGGCTGTGCCCACGAAGTGGTGATGTCCGATGAGGCATTCAAGGAGTTGGTCGGGCACGACCCGGCGGCGCCAAACGTGGTGATCATGTCGGTGGTGGTTGACCCGGCGTACCAGGGCAAAGGCTACGCCAAGCAGTTGATGGATGAATTCATCGCACGCATGAAGGCGGCGGGCAAGCTGACCATTCACCTGATGTGCAAGGAACAGCATGTGGCGTTGTACCGGAAGCTGGGCTATCAGTACGTGAAACCGTCGCCGTCGGACCACGGCGGCATGGCCTGGCATGAGATGCTCATGGTCCTCTGA
- a CDS encoding VOC family protein codes for MKIIVTSILVDDQAKALAFYHYVLGFEPKHDIPMGRHRWLTLTSPNDPNGVELLLEPDAHPAAKVYKAALKQDGIPATSFGVRDIQAEYTRLCAAGVQFTQPPTAMGPVTVAVFDDTCGNLIQIAQKH; via the coding sequence ATGAAGATCATAGTCACCAGCATCCTCGTCGACGACCAGGCCAAGGCCCTGGCTTTCTACCACTACGTACTCGGTTTCGAGCCCAAGCACGACATCCCCATGGGCCGACACCGCTGGCTGACCCTCACCTCCCCCAACGACCCCAACGGCGTCGAGCTGCTGCTCGAGCCCGACGCGCACCCGGCCGCCAAGGTCTACAAGGCCGCGCTCAAGCAGGACGGCATCCCCGCCACCTCGTTCGGCGTGCGGGACATCCAGGCCGAATATACCCGGCTGTGCGCAGCGGGCGTGCAGTTCACCCAACCGCCTACTGCCATGGGGCCGGTCACCGTAGCGGTGTTCGATGACACTTGCGGCAACCTGATCCAGATCGCCCAGAAACACTAG
- a CDS encoding sensor histidine kinase has protein sequence MSSLRQRTLWRVMLLLLVGSGLLALYNYHDSRHEINEVYDAHLAQDARLLQGIMSLPVQEQSRDELYRAFDEALSKAGHHKVGHRYESKLAFQVWADDGGLLVHTPSAPQLGQAPRVPGFADVVVDGRRWRSFVLPVPEKHWVIWVGERNDVRDDLIERIVQHTLLPFLFGSLALALLVWAAIGWGLRPLQNMARVIRARHAESLEPLQLVPLPKELEPMQAAINRLLGQIDDLLRREHRFIADAAHEMRTPLAILRLHAQNALNADSAAERDKALQFLMGGVDRLARVVNQLLTLARLEPRPGRRDWPRVDLEGVVAETLAELTPWILERGLEPSLDIAAGDYHLHTDAGALGIALQNLVANAVDHSPAGGRVTVTLQCEGQALLVSVDDEGPGIAEVDQQRVFERFYSKGSTNGAGLGLSIVSTIMTRLGGSVQLRNQTPHGLRATLRLPVEP, from the coding sequence ATGAGCTCGTTGCGCCAACGCACCTTGTGGCGGGTGATGCTGCTGTTGCTGGTCGGCAGCGGGTTGCTGGCGCTGTACAACTATCACGACAGCCGCCACGAAATTAACGAAGTGTACGACGCCCACCTGGCACAGGACGCCCGGCTGCTGCAGGGGATCATGAGCCTGCCGGTGCAAGAGCAGAGCCGTGACGAGTTGTACCGCGCATTCGACGAGGCCTTGAGCAAGGCCGGGCACCACAAGGTGGGGCACCGCTACGAGAGCAAGCTGGCCTTCCAGGTATGGGCCGACGACGGCGGGCTGCTGGTACACACGCCCAGCGCCCCGCAGCTGGGGCAGGCGCCGCGGGTGCCGGGTTTCGCCGACGTGGTGGTGGATGGGCGGCGTTGGCGCAGCTTTGTCTTGCCGGTGCCGGAAAAACACTGGGTGATCTGGGTGGGCGAGCGCAACGACGTGCGTGACGACCTGATCGAACGCATCGTGCAGCACACGCTGTTGCCATTCCTGTTCGGCAGCCTGGCCCTGGCCTTGCTGGTGTGGGCGGCCATAGGCTGGGGGCTGCGGCCGCTGCAGAACATGGCCAGGGTGATCCGCGCCCGCCACGCCGAGTCGCTCGAGCCGTTGCAGCTGGTGCCGTTGCCTAAGGAGCTGGAGCCGATGCAGGCGGCGATCAACCGCCTGCTCGGGCAGATCGACGACCTGCTGCGCCGCGAACACCGTTTCATCGCCGATGCTGCCCACGAGATGCGCACGCCCTTGGCCATCCTGCGCCTGCACGCGCAGAACGCCCTGAATGCAGACAGCGCTGCCGAGCGGGACAAGGCCCTGCAGTTTCTGATGGGCGGTGTCGACCGCCTTGCCCGGGTGGTCAACCAGCTGTTGACCCTGGCCCGCCTGGAGCCGCGACCAGGCCGGCGTGACTGGCCGCGGGTGGACCTGGAGGGCGTGGTGGCCGAGACCCTGGCAGAGCTTACCCCCTGGATACTGGAGCGCGGGCTGGAGCCTTCGCTGGACATCGCGGCCGGCGACTACCACTTGCACACCGACGCTGGCGCGTTGGGTATTGCGCTGCAGAACCTGGTGGCCAATGCCGTGGACCATTCGCCGGCAGGCGGTCGGGTCACCGTGACACTGCAGTGCGAAGGGCAGGCCTTGCTGGTCAGTGTCGACGACGAAGGGCCGGGCATCGCCGAAGTCGACCAGCAGCGGGTATTCGAGCGCTTCTACAGCAAGGGCTCGACCAATGGCGCCGGGCTGGGGTTGTCGATCGTCAGCACCATCATGACCCGCCTGGGTGGCAGCGTGCAGTTGCGCAACCAGACGCCACACGGACTGCGCGCGACCTTGCGCCTGCCCGTGGAGCCCTGA
- a CDS encoding PqiC family protein has protein sequence MLRLRNVCGAGLLAVLLGCSSTPNNYHTLVPSEPVRDGGQRIQVARVVVPPQVDRPQLVVRQGQSGLAILETEWWGANLVDEFRSALQDQLGGPVGGGKVLLRVDVQRFDTVPGRYASLEAVWRLTRSGEAELTCRTSLQTPADSSIASLVNAHQANLRKLAEAVRVSARQGSCSAS, from the coding sequence ATGCTTCGACTGCGCAATGTATGTGGCGCCGGCCTGCTGGCAGTGCTGTTGGGCTGCAGCAGTACCCCGAACAACTATCACACGCTGGTACCGAGCGAGCCTGTACGCGACGGTGGCCAGCGCATCCAGGTGGCGAGGGTGGTCGTGCCGCCGCAGGTGGACCGCCCGCAGTTGGTGGTGCGACAAGGGCAGAGCGGCCTGGCCATCCTCGAGACGGAGTGGTGGGGTGCCAACCTGGTGGATGAGTTTCGCAGCGCCTTGCAGGACCAGTTGGGCGGGCCGGTGGGTGGCGGCAAGGTGTTGTTGCGCGTGGACGTACAGCGCTTCGATACCGTGCCGGGGCGCTACGCCTCGCTGGAGGCGGTATGGCGCCTGACGCGCTCGGGGGAGGCCGAACTGACCTGCCGTACCTCGCTACAGACGCCCGCAGACAGCAGCATCGCCAGCCTGGTCAATGCCCACCAGGCCAACCTGCGCAAACTGGCCGAGGCGGTGCGGGTGAGTGCCCGTCAGGGCAGCTGTTCTGCATCCTGA
- a CDS encoding PqiB family protein: MVQQTDKREGAGQVEVRTRRWSVSLVWIVPILAILIGASLVVRNWMQQGPVIAISFHTGEGLVAHKTQVKYRSVVIGEVTTVDLADDKKSVVAKVQLSNDARAFATQGARFWVVRPRIGVGGVSGVDTLLSGSFIGADSGESKVPEKSFVGLELPPPITYDEKGKRFVLTASDLGSLDIGSSIYYRKIPVGEVVSFALQGDGKGVEIGVFVQAPYDSFVTADTRFWNASGVDMQIGANGLKIDTESLSSILVGGLAFGSPDFAPQAEAAADQAHFQLFADRDTALAPPSGQAQYLQLRFDQAMRGLSVGAPVEFKGVEFGRVTSVQLDYDATRQTFPVVVKAVIYPQRLGPVHRKMLSVFKHSEGDMDGARRLIGTFVEHGLRAQARSGNLITGQMFISLDFYPDAPKVAFDKTADPITIPTLPGSLEQLQEQLQRVVERISKLPLESIASNLDGSLRELRASLKQFNGQTLPEVKVALDEVHKTLRTANSAISEDSPQRERMGETLDELERMSRSLRDLADYLGRHPESLIRGRPKAATAAELEP; this comes from the coding sequence ATGGTGCAACAGACTGACAAGCGCGAGGGCGCGGGGCAGGTTGAAGTGCGCACCCGGCGCTGGAGCGTGTCGCTGGTATGGATCGTGCCGATACTGGCGATCCTGATCGGCGCTTCGCTGGTGGTGCGCAACTGGATGCAGCAGGGCCCGGTCATCGCCATTTCCTTCCACACCGGGGAGGGGCTGGTGGCGCACAAGACCCAGGTCAAGTACCGCAGCGTGGTGATCGGCGAAGTCACCACGGTGGACCTGGCCGACGACAAGAAGAGCGTGGTCGCCAAGGTCCAGCTGTCCAACGACGCCCGTGCGTTCGCCACCCAGGGGGCGCGCTTCTGGGTGGTACGGCCACGCATTGGCGTGGGCGGCGTGTCCGGCGTGGACACGCTGCTGTCGGGCAGTTTCATCGGGGCGGATTCCGGCGAATCGAAAGTGCCGGAAAAGTCCTTTGTCGGCCTGGAGCTGCCACCGCCGATCACCTACGACGAGAAGGGCAAGCGCTTTGTCCTGACCGCAAGTGACCTGGGCTCGCTGGATATTGGCTCGTCGATCTACTACCGCAAGATCCCGGTGGGCGAAGTGGTGTCCTTTGCCCTGCAGGGCGATGGCAAGGGCGTGGAGATCGGCGTGTTCGTGCAGGCCCCTTACGACAGCTTCGTCACCGCCGATACCCGCTTCTGGAACGCCAGTGGCGTCGACATGCAGATCGGTGCCAACGGCCTGAAGATCGATACCGAATCACTGTCATCGATCCTGGTGGGCGGGTTGGCCTTTGGCTCGCCCGACTTCGCCCCGCAAGCCGAGGCTGCTGCCGACCAGGCGCACTTCCAGCTGTTTGCCGACCGCGATACCGCCCTGGCACCGCCCAGTGGCCAGGCCCAGTACCTGCAGTTGCGCTTCGACCAGGCCATGCGCGGCTTGTCGGTAGGCGCCCCAGTGGAGTTCAAGGGGGTCGAGTTTGGCCGAGTCACATCGGTGCAGCTCGACTATGATGCCACCCGCCAGACCTTCCCGGTGGTGGTCAAAGCGGTGATCTACCCGCAGCGGCTGGGGCCGGTACACCGCAAGATGCTGTCTGTGTTCAAGCATTCCGAAGGTGACATGGACGGTGCGCGGCGGCTGATCGGCACCTTCGTCGAGCACGGCCTGCGGGCCCAGGCGCGCAGCGGCAACCTGATCACCGGGCAGATGTTCATCTCCCTGGACTTCTACCCGGATGCCCCCAAGGTGGCCTTCGACAAGACCGCAGACCCTATCACCATCCCCACATTGCCCGGCAGCCTGGAGCAGCTCCAGGAACAGCTGCAGCGGGTAGTGGAGCGCATCAGCAAACTGCCACTGGAGAGCATCGCCAGCAACCTGGACGGCAGCCTGCGAGAGCTGCGTGCCAGCCTCAAGCAGTTCAATGGCCAGACGCTGCCGGAGGTGAAAGTGGCACTGGACGAAGTGCACAAGACCCTGCGCACGGCCAATTCGGCCATTTCCGAGGACTCGCCGCAGCGCGAGCGGATGGGGGAAACCCTGGACGAACTGGAGCGCATGTCGCGTTCGCTGCGTGACCTTGCCGATTACCTGGGGCGGCACCCCGAATCACTGATACGCGGCCGGCCGAAAGCGGCCACTGCCGCCGAGCTGGAACCCTGA
- a CDS encoding phosphoethanolamine transferase CptA translates to MSHTPSPSSPKRVDWAGLGWLLLFFWYFSGVTQALLLFSGTTGFAGFRDAFFLSSLWLAPVLLLPRFTRATAAGIGLVLWAASLVGLSYFGIYRQEFSQSVIFVMFESNTAEAGEYFSQYFSAWLGLALLFYTLGAVLLWKRIRPVSLPLRSRLPVVALLLLANLVYPFYKQMVTQERSFADAAEKVQQRMEPAVPWQLLVGYRQYRQQLDNMQQLLAQNAALPPLQNLRDSSGAAPRTLVLVLGESTTREHMHLYGYNRDTTPNLDALAASDKGLTVFRNVVSPRPYTIEVMQQILTFGDEQNPDRFLTDPSLINLMKQAGYKTFWITNQQTMTKRNTMLTTFSQQTDAPVYLNNQRNQNASQYDDVVLSPFEKALQDPAPNKFIIVHLLGTHMDYRYRYPDDYAHFNDRQGVPGKLTDDQVQTYNFYDNAVRYNDYVVSSLIKRYSASSPNGFLLYLSDHGEDVYSSGNHDRLGRNEGAPTRPMYTIPFLLWTSPSWQAEHPRDLQAMADRPYSSSHLIHTLSDLAGLSYDRYEPAKSLVSPQFVVAPRWIGDPYRKDGLRDFDQLPMDKTERGQEMVSSGKKQNAGRLN, encoded by the coding sequence GTGTCACACACTCCATCCCCCTCCTCGCCCAAGCGCGTGGATTGGGCCGGCCTGGGCTGGCTTTTGCTGTTCTTCTGGTACTTCTCGGGGGTGACCCAGGCGTTGCTGCTGTTCAGCGGTACCACCGGGTTCGCCGGCTTTCGCGATGCATTCTTCCTCAGCAGTCTGTGGCTGGCACCGGTACTGCTGCTGCCGCGCTTCACCCGCGCCACGGCCGCAGGTATAGGCCTGGTGCTGTGGGCCGCTTCACTGGTGGGTCTGAGCTACTTCGGCATCTATCGCCAGGAGTTCTCGCAAAGCGTCATTTTCGTGATGTTCGAGTCCAACACTGCCGAGGCCGGTGAGTACTTCAGCCAGTACTTCAGCGCCTGGCTGGGCCTGGCATTGCTGTTTTACACGCTGGGGGCGGTGCTGCTGTGGAAGCGCATACGCCCGGTCAGCCTGCCACTGCGCAGCCGCCTGCCGGTGGTCGCCCTGTTGCTGTTGGCCAACCTGGTGTACCCGTTCTACAAGCAGATGGTCACCCAGGAGCGCAGCTTCGCCGACGCGGCGGAGAAAGTGCAGCAACGCATGGAGCCCGCCGTGCCCTGGCAACTGCTGGTCGGCTACCGCCAGTACCGCCAGCAACTGGACAACATGCAGCAGCTGCTGGCCCAGAACGCCGCGCTGCCGCCCCTGCAGAACCTGCGTGACAGCAGCGGTGCAGCGCCGCGCACGCTGGTGCTGGTGCTGGGCGAATCCACCACTCGCGAACACATGCACCTGTACGGCTACAACCGCGACACCACGCCCAACCTCGATGCGCTGGCCGCCAGCGACAAGGGCCTGACGGTGTTCCGCAACGTGGTGTCGCCACGCCCGTATACCATCGAAGTAATGCAGCAGATCCTCACCTTCGGCGACGAGCAGAACCCGGACCGTTTCCTCACCGACCCGTCGCTGATCAACCTGATGAAACAGGCCGGCTACAAGACCTTCTGGATCACCAACCAGCAGACCATGACCAAGCGCAACACCATGCTGACTACCTTCTCGCAGCAGACGGACGCGCCGGTCTACCTGAACAACCAGCGCAACCAGAATGCCAGCCAATACGACGACGTGGTGCTGTCGCCGTTCGAGAAGGCCCTGCAGGACCCGGCGCCAAACAAATTCATCATTGTGCACCTGCTGGGTACGCACATGGACTATCGCTACCGCTACCCGGACGATTACGCGCACTTCAACGACCGTCAGGGGGTGCCCGGCAAGCTGACGGACGACCAGGTGCAAACCTACAACTTCTACGACAACGCGGTGCGCTACAACGACTACGTGGTGTCTAGCCTGATCAAGCGTTACTCGGCCAGTTCCCCCAATGGTTTCCTGCTGTACCTGTCCGACCATGGCGAAGATGTGTACAGCTCTGGCAACCACGACCGCCTGGGGCGCAACGAAGGCGCGCCGACCCGGCCGATGTACACCATCCCGTTCTTGCTGTGGACTTCGCCAAGCTGGCAGGCCGAGCACCCGCGCGACTTGCAGGCGATGGCCGATCGCCCCTACAGCAGCTCGCACCTGATCCATACCCTGTCCGACCTGGCCGGGCTGAGCTATGACCGTTACGAGCCGGCCAAGAGCCTGGTGAGCCCGCAGTTTGTGGTGGCGCCGCGCTGGATCGGCGACCCGTACCGCAAGGATGGCCTGCGCGACTTCGACCAGTTGCCAATGGACAAAACCGAGCGGGGACAAGAAATGGTCAGCAGTGGCAAGAAACAGAATGCTGGACGCCTGAACTGA
- a CDS encoding YMGG-like glycine zipper-containing protein: MRTFTWSCLLVLLCAASAAQAQSVVPLKGQSSQQMQLDINDCNTVATNAANSAATSSDPHVGGRVRGAAAGAVAGAAGAQVRGNQHDELYDRVGDDAKEQYRQNRAGEVAAAGAAVGGMRQRQDRRQDRRGQDEAKAQAHASAYAGCLQGRGYQVNP; the protein is encoded by the coding sequence ATGCGTACGTTCACGTGGAGTTGCCTGCTGGTGCTGCTGTGCGCGGCATCGGCAGCCCAGGCGCAGTCGGTGGTGCCGCTCAAGGGCCAGAGCAGCCAGCAGATGCAACTGGATATCAATGATTGCAATACTGTCGCGACCAATGCCGCGAACAGTGCCGCGACCTCCAGCGACCCCCATGTCGGTGGCCGGGTACGCGGTGCCGCCGCCGGCGCGGTTGCCGGTGCGGCAGGCGCGCAGGTGCGCGGCAACCAGCACGACGAGCTGTATGACCGGGTCGGTGACGATGCCAAGGAGCAATACCGACAGAACCGCGCCGGCGAAGTGGCCGCCGCCGGTGCTGCGGTCGGTGGCATGCGCCAGCGTCAGGACCGCCGTCAGGACCGGCGCGGCCAGGACGAAGCGAAAGCCCAGGCTCATGCCAGTGCCTATGCCGGCTGCCTGCAAGGGCGCGGCTATCAGGTCAACCCCTGA
- a CDS encoding response regulator, producing the protein MRLLLVEDDVALGEGICDGMRREGYTLDWLQDGASALHALCHEEFDLAILDLGLPRLDGIELLRRLRAAGKSLPVLVLTARDATDDRIAGLDAGADDYLVKPFDLNELKARLRALLRRSSGRARVLIEHAGVCLDPVSQQVHYLGQPVVLTPKEYLLLHELLAQPGKVFTRERLTQLLYGWDEEPESNTLEVNIYHLRKKLFNGLIRTVRGIGYLVERKS; encoded by the coding sequence ATGCGCCTGCTGCTGGTAGAAGATGACGTCGCGTTGGGGGAGGGGATTTGTGACGGCATGCGCCGCGAGGGCTATACCCTCGACTGGTTGCAGGATGGCGCCAGTGCCTTGCATGCCCTGTGCCACGAAGAGTTCGACCTGGCCATCCTCGACCTGGGCTTGCCGCGCCTGGATGGCATCGAGTTGCTGCGGCGCCTGCGTGCGGCCGGGAAGAGCCTGCCAGTGCTGGTGCTGACCGCCCGCGACGCCACCGATGACCGCATTGCCGGGCTGGATGCCGGCGCCGACGACTACCTGGTCAAACCCTTCGACCTCAACGAACTCAAGGCCCGCTTGCGGGCCTTGCTGCGGCGCAGTAGTGGCCGCGCCCGCGTGCTGATAGAGCATGCCGGGGTATGCCTGGATCCGGTCAGCCAGCAGGTGCACTACCTGGGCCAGCCGGTGGTACTCACGCCCAAGGAATACCTGCTGCTGCACGAGCTGCTGGCCCAGCCGGGCAAGGTGTTCACCCGCGAACGCTTGACCCAGTTGCTGTATGGCTGGGATGAAGAGCCGGAGAGCAACACCCTGGAAGTGAACATCTACCACCTGCGCAAGAAGCTGTTCAACGGCCTGATCCGCACCGTGCGCGGGATCGGCTACCTGGTGGAACGCAAGTCATGA
- a CDS encoding LysR family transcriptional regulator, which yields MAAYTLRQLKYFVTTVEAGSVAEASRQLYIAQPSISTAIKSLEESFGVQLFIRHHAQGVSLTPSGKRFYAKTKSLLQMAHEFEQNALADNDTVAGQIDIGCFETVAPLYLPRLIAGFRQRYPGVDIRLRDGEQQDLIQGLTAGTFDLAFLYDHDLDGTIEAEPLMPPQKPYVLLPENHRFAGQAQVSLRDLCPEPMILLDVAPSRTYFVSLFNEMGLTPNIVFSSPSIEMVRGMVGQGFGFSLLVTRPHSEYTYDGQRLAMLDIAEPVALSGLAAAWLKRVQLTKPAQLFVEFCREELAKF from the coding sequence GTGGCGGCCTACACATTGCGACAACTCAAGTACTTCGTCACCACCGTCGAGGCCGGCAGCGTGGCCGAGGCTTCACGCCAGCTGTACATTGCCCAGCCGTCCATCTCCACGGCCATCAAGAGCCTGGAAGAAAGCTTCGGCGTGCAGCTGTTCATCCGCCACCACGCCCAGGGTGTGTCTCTGACGCCCAGCGGCAAGCGCTTCTATGCCAAGACCAAGTCGCTGCTGCAGATGGCCCACGAATTCGAGCAGAACGCCCTGGCCGACAACGACACCGTGGCCGGGCAAATCGACATCGGCTGCTTCGAAACCGTGGCACCGCTGTACCTGCCGCGCCTGATCGCCGGCTTTCGCCAGCGTTACCCGGGGGTGGATATCCGCCTGCGCGACGGCGAGCAGCAGGACCTGATCCAGGGCCTGACTGCCGGTACCTTCGACCTGGCGTTCCTCTACGACCATGACCTGGACGGCACCATCGAGGCCGAGCCGCTCATGCCGCCGCAGAAGCCCTATGTGCTGCTCCCCGAGAACCACCGCTTTGCCGGGCAGGCCCAGGTGTCGCTGCGCGATCTGTGCCCGGAGCCGATGATCCTGCTGGACGTTGCCCCCAGCCGTACCTACTTCGTCAGCCTGTTCAACGAAATGGGCCTGACGCCCAATATCGTCTTCAGTTCGCCGTCGATCGAGATGGTACGCGGCATGGTCGGGCAGGGCTTTGGCTTTTCGTTGCTGGTGACGCGGCCGCATTCGGAGTACACCTACGACGGGCAACGCCTGGCCATGCTGGATATAGCCGAGCCAGTGGCGCTGTCAGGGCTGGCAGCGGCGTGGTTGAAGCGGGTGCAACTGACCAAGCCGGCGCAGTTGTTCGTCGAGTTTTGCCGGGAAGAACTGGCCAAGTTCTGA